A stretch of Longibacter salinarum DNA encodes these proteins:
- the nadB gene encoding L-aspartate oxidase — protein sequence MDVYDFLVIGTGVAGLSYARRVAEHGSVALVTKDVVHEANTTYAQGGIAAVMDEEDTPESHIEDTLIAGAGLCDPDVVEFVVTEGPERVRALIELGASFTTANGNGELHLGREGGHSANRIVHAADTTGYEVEHALLDHVMSHRNIDVMEHHFAVDLITEHHLGQHVTRLRPDVHCFGAYVYDEAADTVKTILANVTMLAAGGSGQVYRHTTNPDVATGDGVAMASRAKARVSNMEFVQFHPTSLYHPDADSFLISEAVRGEGGRLFNQAGQRFMLEYDERAELAPRDIVARAIDDQMKQRGDEYVLLDISHRPASEIQEHFPHIYKTCASFGIDMTSDPIPVVPAAHYQCGGVQTDHVGRTSINGLFASGEVACTGLHGANRLASNSLLEGLVFSERAVAPSVEYANDHQPADGVPEWDASGTRPPDEHVLITHNRDELQRVMSNYVGIVRSELRLDRAHRRTRLLHEETEQFYQESRVSRPLCELRNMITVSYLIIECAKQRRESRGLHYILDYPEPSDAERRPTFV from the coding sequence ATGGACGTCTACGACTTTCTTGTCATTGGCACCGGCGTCGCCGGTCTGAGTTATGCCCGTCGCGTTGCAGAGCACGGCTCGGTGGCGCTCGTGACGAAAGACGTGGTGCACGAAGCGAACACCACGTACGCACAGGGCGGGATTGCCGCCGTGATGGACGAGGAGGACACCCCGGAGAGTCATATCGAGGATACGCTCATTGCGGGCGCGGGGCTGTGCGATCCAGACGTGGTCGAGTTTGTCGTGACGGAGGGTCCGGAACGTGTGCGAGCGTTGATCGAACTCGGCGCCTCGTTCACGACGGCCAACGGAAACGGGGAATTGCATCTCGGGAGGGAGGGAGGCCACTCCGCGAACCGTATCGTTCACGCGGCCGACACGACGGGGTATGAGGTCGAGCATGCACTACTCGATCACGTCATGAGCCATCGCAACATCGACGTGATGGAGCATCATTTCGCCGTCGATCTGATCACGGAGCACCACCTCGGGCAGCACGTCACGCGGCTCCGTCCCGATGTGCATTGCTTTGGTGCCTACGTTTACGACGAGGCGGCTGATACGGTGAAAACCATTCTCGCCAACGTCACGATGCTGGCGGCGGGCGGCTCCGGTCAGGTCTACCGCCATACCACCAATCCGGACGTCGCAACCGGGGACGGCGTGGCGATGGCGTCCCGTGCGAAGGCGAGGGTGTCGAACATGGAGTTCGTACAGTTCCATCCCACCTCACTGTACCATCCGGACGCCGATAGTTTTCTGATTTCCGAAGCGGTACGCGGCGAGGGAGGCCGTCTCTTCAATCAGGCGGGCCAACGGTTCATGCTTGAGTACGACGAACGAGCCGAACTGGCGCCCCGGGACATCGTCGCTCGGGCCATCGACGATCAAATGAAGCAGCGCGGCGATGAATACGTGCTTCTGGATATTTCGCATCGACCGGCATCTGAGATTCAGGAGCACTTTCCGCACATCTATAAGACGTGTGCGTCGTTCGGTATCGACATGACGTCCGATCCGATCCCGGTTGTCCCGGCTGCACATTATCAGTGTGGCGGCGTTCAGACCGATCACGTGGGGCGCACCAGCATCAACGGTCTTTTTGCGAGCGGCGAGGTGGCATGCACGGGACTTCACGGGGCCAACCGTCTGGCTAGCAATTCGCTGCTGGAGGGGCTCGTGTTCAGTGAACGGGCCGTTGCTCCGTCGGTGGAGTACGCTAATGATCACCAGCCAGCGGATGGCGTGCCGGAGTGGGATGCCAGCGGTACGCGTCCACCGGACGAACATGTTCTCATTACCCACAACCGGGATGAGCTCCAGCGCGTGATGAGCAACTACGTTGGCATCGTGAGAAGCGAGCTTCGGCTTGACCGCGCGCATCGGCGGACGCGCCTTTTACACGAGGAGACGGAGCAATTCTATCAGGAGTCGCGCGTGTCGCGTCCGCTCTGTGAACTACGCAACATGATTACCGTGAGCTACCTCATCATCGAGTGCGCGAAGCAGCGGCGGGAGAGTCGTGGCCTGCACTATATTCTCGATTATCCGGAGCCCTCGGACGCAGAACGTCGCCCCACATTTGTGTAG
- the prfB gene encoding peptide chain release factor 2: MKKYSDSDIEQLLQRVDDLRGYLDIDGRRDTIEELNHERVEPGFWDNPEHAQEVEKRIAREKRWVQAWEDLKEQAEDIETLQLLASEEGENLSDEIIAEAESLEATLEQMEMKSLLDDPDDVRDAILTVNPGAGGTESQDWAEMLLRMYMRWAEKEGYKVTMLEYQQGEGAGIKSASLSIEGDYAYGYLKGESGVHRLVRISPFDSESRRHTSFASVFAYPEIDDTIEVDLSSGEMEFQTFRSGGKGGQNVNKVATGVRLIWDGELSNGEEVTVTAECTEERSQLQNRNRAETMLKSRIYQKEREIQEREKEKMESQKKSIEWGSQIRSYVLHPYTMVNDHRTETKITDAEGVLDGDLEPFIQAYLTAGKKDRDTSPV; this comes from the coding sequence ATGAAGAAGTATTCTGATTCCGACATCGAGCAACTCCTCCAGCGCGTGGACGATCTGCGCGGCTACCTGGACATTGATGGGCGCCGCGATACGATCGAAGAGCTCAACCACGAGCGCGTCGAGCCGGGCTTCTGGGACAACCCCGAACACGCCCAGGAGGTCGAAAAACGTATTGCACGGGAGAAGCGCTGGGTTCAAGCGTGGGAAGACCTGAAGGAGCAGGCGGAAGACATCGAAACGCTGCAACTGCTCGCCTCGGAGGAAGGAGAGAACCTCAGCGACGAAATCATCGCTGAGGCGGAGTCCCTGGAAGCGACTCTTGAGCAGATGGAGATGAAGAGCCTGCTCGACGACCCAGATGACGTGCGGGACGCGATCCTCACGGTCAACCCGGGCGCCGGCGGAACGGAGAGTCAGGATTGGGCCGAGATGCTCCTGCGTATGTACATGCGCTGGGCGGAAAAAGAGGGCTACAAGGTCACGATGCTCGAGTACCAGCAGGGCGAAGGGGCGGGCATCAAAAGCGCGTCGCTCTCCATCGAAGGCGATTACGCCTACGGCTACCTCAAGGGCGAATCCGGTGTTCACCGCCTCGTTCGAATCTCGCCGTTCGATTCAGAGAGCCGTCGTCACACGTCATTTGCCAGCGTATTCGCTTATCCGGAGATCGACGATACGATCGAGGTCGATCTAAGCAGTGGTGAGATGGAGTTTCAGACGTTTCGGTCGGGCGGAAAAGGAGGCCAGAACGTTAACAAGGTGGCAACGGGTGTCCGTCTGATCTGGGATGGAGAGCTTTCGAACGGGGAGGAAGTCACCGTCACGGCCGAGTGTACCGAGGAGCGGAGTCAGCTTCAGAACCGTAACCGCGCGGAGACGATGCTGAAAAGCCGGATCTACCAGAAGGAGCGGGAGATTCAGGAGCGCGAGAAGGAGAAGATGGAGAGCCAGAAGAAAAGCATCGAGTGGGGAAGCCAGATTCGCTCGTACGTCCTGCACCCGTACACGATGGTCAACGACCACCGAACGGAGACAAAGATCACCGATGCGGAGGGCGTGCTCGACGGAGACCTTGAGCCGTTCATCCAGGCTTATCTCACAGCCGGAAAGAAAGACCGTGATACATCACCGGTGTAA
- a CDS encoding pyridoxal phosphate-dependent aminotransferase, translating into MSPSTTADLSTYLSERMRTTPPSGIRRFFEIAATMDDVISLGIGEPDFVSPKPVIDAGIRSLEEGQTSYTSNAGLKELRELIVGDLNRLYGLQYDVDSEVLVTVGCSEAMQLAMLAILDPGDEILIPEPCFVSYGPTARFAGGKVVDVPTRVETNFQVTAADLEKRVTENTKAVFLGYPNNPTGAVLERDMLEEIAEFVIEHDLIVISDEIYDRLIYGDIKEKGHVSVPSIQGLRDRTILLGGFSKNFAMTGWRIGYACAPEPILRGMYKAHQYMVMSAPTVGQVGAVAAMKECQDDVEMMRQSYDERRRTIVDGLNTIGLPTFEPKGAFYAFPDITSTGLSSEEFAENLLHEQGVACVPGDAFGPSGAGYVRCSYATSLEQIEEALERMERFVKSL; encoded by the coding sequence ATGTCACCTTCCACGACCGCCGATCTTTCGACGTACCTGTCCGAGCGGATGCGTACGACCCCGCCGAGCGGCATCCGCCGGTTCTTTGAGATTGCCGCGACGATGGACGACGTGATCTCGCTCGGGATCGGCGAGCCGGACTTCGTGTCCCCGAAGCCGGTCATCGATGCCGGCATTCGTTCGCTGGAGGAGGGGCAGACGAGCTACACGTCAAACGCCGGCCTCAAGGAGCTCCGCGAACTGATCGTTGGTGATCTCAATCGTCTCTACGGCCTGCAGTATGACGTTGACTCCGAAGTGCTCGTCACGGTCGGGTGCAGCGAGGCCATGCAACTCGCGATGCTGGCAATTCTCGATCCAGGCGATGAGATCCTGATTCCGGAGCCCTGCTTCGTGTCCTATGGCCCAACCGCTCGCTTCGCCGGGGGCAAGGTCGTGGACGTGCCGACGCGCGTCGAGACGAACTTTCAGGTGACGGCCGCGGATCTGGAGAAGAGGGTGACGGAGAACACGAAGGCCGTTTTCCTCGGGTACCCGAACAACCCGACGGGGGCCGTTCTCGAGCGCGACATGCTTGAGGAAATCGCTGAGTTCGTGATCGAGCACGATCTGATCGTCATCAGCGACGAGATTTACGATCGGCTGATCTATGGCGACATCAAGGAGAAAGGCCATGTCTCTGTCCCGTCCATCCAGGGACTGCGCGATCGCACGATCCTCCTCGGCGGCTTCTCGAAGAACTTCGCTATGACGGGATGGCGCATTGGATATGCGTGCGCGCCGGAGCCCATTCTCCGCGGCATGTACAAAGCGCACCAGTACATGGTGATGAGCGCCCCGACCGTCGGGCAGGTGGGAGCCGTCGCCGCCATGAAAGAGTGCCAGGACGACGTGGAGATGATGCGTCAGTCCTATGATGAGCGTCGCCGCACGATCGTTGATGGATTGAATACGATCGGTCTACCGACGTTTGAGCCGAAAGGCGCGTTCTACGCCTTCCCCGACATCACGTCGACTGGCCTGTCTTCGGAGGAGTTTGCGGAAAACCTCCTGCATGAGCAGGGCGTTGCCTGTGTCCCGGGGGACGCCTTTGGCCCCAGCGGTGCAGGATATGTCCGCTGCTCCTACGCGACCTCGCTCGAGCAAATCGAGGAAGCTCTGGAACGCATGGAGCGCTTCGTCAAGTCGCTCTAA
- a CDS encoding aldehyde dehydrogenase family protein — protein sequence MADTFHNIIAGEATDAASGKTFDDLNPADRNDVIGAFPSSGPADVDNAVEAASEAFSSWSTTPAPERGNILRQIGDALTERKTELAQIMTREMGKPVFETKGDVQEAIDTAYYAASETRRLFGHTVPSELPNKFNMSIRRPIGVCGIITAWNFPVAVPTWKIFPAIASGNTVVFKPSEEAPHSATVLCEIMSDAGVPDGVVNLVHGAGEAGKALVEHPNVDAIGFTGSSETGKAIGATCGRLNKKYSAEMGGKNPMIVMEDADLELAIEGVIWGAYGTTGQRCTATSRLIIHEDVEAEFIEMIKEQAADLTLGSGLKDDTDVGPVINEAALEKISGYIKEGVDAGAELVFGGEQATDGALADGCFFQPTLFRGVERDMSIFQEEIFGPVLSVHTISSYEEAVAAANDTVYGLSSSIYTNKVARAFRAMHDLEAGITYVNGPTIGAEAHMPFGGVKDTGNGHRDGGWEVFEFYTETKTVYVDYSGKLQKAQIDNVE from the coding sequence ATGGCAGACACGTTTCATAATATCATCGCCGGCGAGGCCACCGACGCCGCCTCCGGTAAGACGTTCGACGACCTCAACCCCGCCGACCGTAACGACGTCATCGGCGCGTTCCCATCCTCCGGACCGGCCGACGTCGACAACGCCGTTGAGGCGGCGAGCGAAGCCTTTTCGTCCTGGAGCACCACACCCGCCCCGGAGCGCGGCAACATTCTCCGCCAGATTGGCGATGCGCTGACCGAGCGCAAGACGGAGCTCGCGCAGATCATGACGCGCGAGATGGGCAAGCCGGTCTTTGAAACGAAGGGCGACGTGCAGGAAGCGATCGACACCGCGTATTACGCAGCGAGTGAGACGCGCCGCCTGTTCGGTCACACGGTGCCCAGCGAGCTGCCGAACAAGTTCAACATGAGCATCCGGCGCCCGATCGGCGTCTGCGGCATCATCACCGCCTGGAATTTCCCGGTGGCGGTCCCGACCTGGAAGATCTTCCCTGCGATCGCGAGCGGCAACACGGTCGTCTTCAAGCCGAGCGAAGAAGCGCCGCACAGCGCGACGGTGCTCTGCGAGATCATGTCCGATGCAGGCGTCCCTGACGGCGTGGTGAACCTGGTGCACGGTGCGGGCGAAGCCGGAAAAGCGCTGGTCGAGCACCCCAACGTGGATGCAATCGGCTTCACCGGCTCGAGCGAGACCGGAAAGGCCATCGGCGCCACGTGCGGCCGGCTGAACAAGAAGTACTCGGCCGAAATGGGCGGCAAAAACCCGATGATCGTGATGGAGGACGCCGACCTGGAGCTTGCCATCGAAGGTGTCATCTGGGGCGCGTACGGTACGACGGGTCAGCGCTGCACGGCCACGAGCCGGCTCATCATCCATGAAGACGTGGAGGCTGAGTTCATCGAGATGATCAAAGAACAGGCTGCCGACCTTACGCTAGGATCCGGTCTCAAGGATGACACCGATGTTGGCCCGGTCATCAACGAAGCCGCACTGGAGAAAATCTCCGGCTACATCAAGGAGGGCGTCGATGCAGGCGCCGAGCTCGTGTTCGGCGGGGAGCAAGCCACCGACGGCGCACTGGCCGATGGCTGCTTCTTCCAGCCGACGCTCTTCCGCGGCGTGGAGCGCGACATGAGCATCTTCCAGGAGGAAATCTTCGGTCCGGTGCTGTCGGTCCACACGATTTCGTCGTACGAGGAAGCGGTCGCGGCGGCGAATGATACCGTGTACGGCCTCTCCTCCTCCATCTACACCAACAAGGTCGCCCGCGCTTTCCGCGCGATGCACGACCTGGAGGCCGGCATCACGTACGTCAACGGCCCGACGATCGGGGCAGAAGCACACATGCCGTTCGGCGGCGTGAAGGACACCGGCAACGGCCACCGCGACGGCGGCTGGGAAGTCTTTGAGTTCTACACGGAGACGAAAACCGTCTATGTTGACTATAGCGGAAAACTCCAAAAAGCGCAGATTGATAACGTGGAGTAA
- a CDS encoding acetyl-CoA hydrolase/transferase family protein → MNLVSASDAVSVVSSGNRVFVHTAAAAPQKLVDALTDRASELSDIEIVHLHTEGNAPYADPEFADTFHTNALFVGGNVRTAVAEGRADYIPVFLSEVPALFRDEVLPLDVALLQVSPPDKHGYCSLGVSVDVSRAALEMAEHVCVQVNPQMPRTHGDGLIHVSQIDFAVEGDMPLPEAANATLSDVELAIGKHCAELVDDGATLQMGIGAIPDAVLKALSSHKDLGIHTEMFSEGVIDLVESGVVTGANKAIHPGKIVSSFAMGTRRLYDFMDDNPLVQMLDVAYVNDTAVIRRNPQVTAINSAVEVDLTGQVCADSIGTYQYSGVGGQMDFIRGASLSEGGKPIIALPSTTRKGISRIVPFLKEGAGVVTTRAHVHYIVTEYGAANLYGKNLRERAEALINIAHPDHREDLREAAFDRFNVLAAT, encoded by the coding sequence ATGAATCTCGTCTCCGCTTCTGACGCTGTATCGGTCGTCTCGTCCGGCAACCGCGTCTTCGTTCACACGGCCGCTGCCGCGCCGCAGAAACTCGTCGATGCGCTCACCGATCGGGCGAGCGAACTGTCAGACATTGAGATCGTCCATCTCCATACGGAAGGCAATGCACCGTACGCGGACCCCGAATTTGCCGACACGTTTCATACCAACGCTCTTTTCGTCGGTGGCAACGTTCGGACAGCCGTTGCAGAAGGTCGCGCCGACTACATTCCGGTATTTCTGAGCGAGGTCCCCGCGCTCTTCCGGGACGAGGTGCTCCCCCTCGACGTAGCACTGCTGCAGGTCTCCCCACCCGACAAACACGGCTACTGCTCCCTCGGCGTCTCCGTCGACGTGTCCCGGGCCGCCCTCGAGATGGCCGAACATGTATGCGTTCAGGTCAACCCCCAGATGCCTCGAACGCACGGCGACGGACTGATTCACGTTTCGCAGATCGACTTTGCCGTCGAAGGCGACATGCCGCTACCGGAAGCAGCGAACGCTACGCTTTCCGATGTCGAACTCGCGATCGGCAAGCACTGCGCAGAACTCGTCGACGACGGAGCCACGCTTCAGATGGGCATTGGCGCAATTCCAGATGCTGTGCTGAAGGCACTGTCCAGCCACAAGGATCTCGGCATCCACACGGAAATGTTCTCCGAGGGTGTTATTGATCTCGTGGAGTCAGGCGTTGTCACGGGCGCCAACAAAGCCATCCACCCAGGCAAAATCGTCAGTAGCTTCGCCATGGGCACGCGCCGCCTCTACGACTTCATGGACGATAATCCGCTCGTCCAGATGCTCGATGTCGCGTATGTAAACGACACCGCCGTCATCCGCCGCAACCCGCAGGTGACAGCGATCAACTCCGCCGTCGAGGTCGACCTGACCGGTCAGGTGTGTGCCGATTCGATCGGAACGTACCAGTACAGCGGCGTCGGTGGCCAGATGGACTTCATCCGTGGTGCGTCGCTCTCCGAGGGCGGAAAACCGATCATCGCCCTCCCCTCTACCACGCGTAAAGGCATTTCCCGCATCGTTCCGTTCTTAAAAGAAGGAGCAGGCGTTGTCACGACGCGCGCTCACGTGCACTACATCGTGACCGAGTACGGCGCGGCAAACCTGTACGGCAAGAACCTGCGCGAGCGAGCAGAAGCCCTCATCAACATCGCACACCCGGATCACCGAGAAGATCTCCGCGAAGCGGCCTTCGACCGATTCAACGTCCTGGCAGCCACCTGA
- a CDS encoding NAD-dependent malic enzyme: protein MEDIPDYLPSASNSVTLRLDIRNRPGMLAEVTSVIGARGGNIGAIDIVRANEDVMVRDITINARSIDHAREIVLEVRSIDGVDVQNVSDRTFLMHLGGKIEVRSKTPLTNRDQLSMAYTPGVARVCEAIADSPEDAHRLTMKSNTVAVVSDGTAVLGLGDIGPEASIPVMEGKAQLLREFAGVNGFPICVDETDVDAFVDTVARIAPVFGAINLEDIAAPRCFEIEQRLKERLDIPVFHDDQHGTAVVAVAALINSLKIVDKPLEDIKVVIVGIGAAGTAVTHMLDEMGVDNIVGVDRQGAVHLDRDDLDPAKRAYAEVTNPNGEDGELSEVMEGADVFIGLSGPDVIGIDDLKKMNRDPIVFAMANPRPEIMPEVAYPHVAVMATGRSDYPNQINNVLCFPGLFKGVLDCRATDVTDGMKIAAAHAIANTISSDSLTSDYVIPSVFDQHVVDRVAEAVKEAAWEEGIAGRDPVHSR, encoded by the coding sequence ATGGAAGACATTCCAGACTATCTTCCGAGTGCAAGCAACTCGGTCACGCTTCGCCTCGACATCCGAAATCGCCCCGGCATGCTCGCCGAAGTCACGTCGGTCATCGGAGCCCGTGGTGGCAACATCGGTGCGATTGACATCGTCCGTGCCAACGAAGATGTCATGGTGCGCGATATTACCATCAATGCGCGAAGTATTGACCACGCTCGCGAAATTGTCCTGGAGGTGCGCTCCATCGACGGCGTCGACGTGCAGAACGTATCGGATCGCACCTTCCTGATGCATCTCGGAGGGAAGATCGAAGTCCGGAGCAAAACGCCGCTCACAAATCGTGATCAGCTCTCGATGGCGTACACGCCGGGCGTCGCTCGGGTCTGTGAGGCGATTGCGGATTCGCCGGAAGACGCCCACCGCCTCACGATGAAGAGCAACACAGTTGCGGTTGTATCCGACGGGACGGCTGTGCTTGGACTGGGCGACATCGGGCCGGAGGCGTCCATTCCCGTGATGGAGGGCAAGGCACAGCTCCTGCGCGAATTCGCCGGCGTCAACGGTTTTCCGATCTGTGTTGATGAAACGGACGTAGACGCTTTCGTCGATACGGTGGCGCGTATCGCTCCGGTGTTCGGGGCGATTAATCTGGAGGATATCGCCGCTCCACGGTGCTTCGAAATCGAACAGCGCCTGAAAGAGCGACTCGATATTCCGGTCTTTCACGACGATCAGCATGGCACAGCCGTCGTCGCTGTGGCGGCGCTCATCAACTCGCTGAAGATCGTCGACAAGCCGCTCGAGGACATTAAGGTCGTTATTGTTGGGATCGGTGCGGCTGGAACCGCCGTGACGCACATGCTCGACGAGATGGGTGTGGACAACATCGTCGGTGTCGACCGTCAGGGAGCGGTTCACCTCGATCGCGATGATCTAGATCCGGCGAAGCGAGCGTACGCGGAAGTTACCAATCCGAATGGGGAGGACGGAGAGCTGTCCGAAGTTATGGAAGGTGCAGACGTGTTCATCGGCTTGTCTGGCCCGGACGTGATCGGGATCGACGATCTGAAGAAGATGAACCGTGATCCCATCGTCTTTGCCATGGCCAACCCGCGGCCGGAAATCATGCCAGAGGTCGCGTATCCGCATGTGGCCGTGATGGCGACGGGGCGGAGCGATTATCCGAACCAGATCAACAACGTGCTCTGCTTTCCCGGCCTGTTCAAAGGCGTTCTGGACTGTCGCGCCACAGACGTGACCGATGGGATGAAGATTGCCGCTGCACACGCAATTGCGAATACAATTTCATCGGACAGCCTGACATCGGACTACGTGATTCCGAGTGTGTTTGACCAGCACGTCGTGGACCGCGTCGCTGAGGCAGTGAAGGAAGCCGCATGGGAAGAAGGCATTGCAGGCCGAGATCCGGTGCATTCCCGGTAG